A portion of the Blautia hansenii DSM 20583 genome contains these proteins:
- a CDS encoding FadR/GntR family transcriptional regulator, translating into MFKEIRDERAFNGILNQIIENIQNGSLKAGDALPAERTMAEIMGVSRPAVREALRALELLGIVKPVPGGGNYITEDLDTWLIEPLSILFKLNNGYLRQNQQFRAALEREAAILAARKCTPLDAAELWVILARLDAAEDEKIRGELDRELHKKIAKIADNPMVYSVLAAADQLTENIVSGTRDYIMKKNNSVREVDDQHHRLVKAIINGDAEQAERCMSEHMDTIERYMEEMQKKS; encoded by the coding sequence ATGTTTAAAGAAATTAGAGATGAACGGGCTTTCAACGGGATTTTAAATCAGATTATAGAGAACATTCAGAATGGCAGTCTCAAAGCGGGCGATGCCCTTCCGGCGGAGCGGACAATGGCGGAGATTATGGGAGTATCCAGACCGGCAGTCAGAGAAGCTTTGAGAGCACTGGAACTGCTGGGAATAGTCAAGCCGGTGCCGGGAGGCGGAAATTATATTACGGAGGACCTGGATACCTGGCTGATCGAACCTTTATCCATACTTTTTAAATTAAATAATGGATATCTGCGCCAGAATCAGCAGTTCCGTGCGGCACTGGAGCGAGAAGCGGCAATTCTTGCGGCACGAAAGTGCACACCGCTGGATGCAGCAGAATTATGGGTGATTCTTGCACGGCTGGACGCCGCAGAAGATGAAAAGATACGGGGTGAACTGGATCGCGAACTTCACAAGAAGATTGCAAAGATCGCAGATAACCCGATGGTTTACAGTGTCCTTGCGGCAGCAGATCAGCTTACTGAGAATATTGTTTCCGGGACGAGAGACTACATTATGAAAAAGAATAATTCTGTCAGAGAGGTTGATGACCAGCATCATCGGCTTGTTAAGGCAATCATCAACGGAGATGCAGAACAGGCGGAACGATGTATGTCCGAACATATGGATACGATTGAACGTTATATGGAAGAAATGCAAAAAAAATCCTGA
- a CDS encoding Ldh family oxidoreductase encodes MGYVKWSHETLNHFCGDVFKAFGFTEEESNQIKDVLLTADLYGIESHGMQRMVRYHKGIEKGTIHPQAKPEIVFETPISAVIDGHNGMGQLISVYAMKKAIEKAKKTGVGIVTVRESNHFGIAGYYAKMACDEGLLGMACTNSEAIMVPTFGKKAMLGSNPIAVAMPADPYPFFFDCSTTVVTRGKLEMYNKMEKPLPDGWALDKDGHASTDAPDVLSNIVAKKGGGIMPLGGNEEVTGSHKGYGYGMLCELFSSILSMGVTSDHCCTFPDKTGICHGFMAIDPAAFGDPQAIRRHFSEYLEALRESPKAEGKDRIYTHGEKEVLAEKDRREHGLPVNDNTMVELANLCGYLGLDFNKYFDGYELPKESKFFTGNY; translated from the coding sequence ATGGGATATGTGAAATGGTCACATGAGACACTGAATCATTTTTGCGGAGACGTATTCAAGGCGTTTGGTTTTACAGAGGAAGAAAGCAATCAGATCAAGGATGTGCTTCTTACGGCTGACCTTTATGGAATAGAAAGTCATGGCATGCAGAGAATGGTGCGTTATCATAAGGGAATCGAAAAGGGAACGATCCATCCGCAGGCAAAGCCTGAAATTGTATTTGAAACACCGATATCTGCAGTGATTGATGGTCATAATGGAATGGGACAGCTTATTTCCGTTTATGCAATGAAAAAAGCAATCGAAAAAGCCAAAAAGACTGGAGTTGGAATTGTAACTGTCCGTGAGTCTAATCATTTCGGTATCGCTGGATATTATGCAAAGATGGCATGCGATGAGGGACTTCTGGGAATGGCCTGTACAAATTCAGAGGCTATTATGGTTCCTACGTTTGGCAAAAAAGCCATGCTTGGATCAAACCCAATCGCAGTAGCTATGCCGGCAGACCCGTACCCGTTTTTCTTTGACTGTTCTACCACGGTAGTTACAAGAGGAAAACTCGAAATGTACAATAAAATGGAGAAACCACTTCCGGATGGATGGGCCCTGGACAAAGATGGTCATGCAAGTACAGATGCACCGGATGTCCTTTCCAATATTGTTGCAAAGAAGGGCGGTGGAATCATGCCCCTTGGTGGAAATGAAGAGGTTACAGGAAGCCACAAGGGATATGGATATGGTATGCTGTGTGAACTATTCAGTTCCATTCTTTCTATGGGTGTTACTTCGGATCATTGCTGCACATTCCCGGATAAAACAGGAATCTGTCATGGATTTATGGCAATCGATCCGGCTGCATTTGGTGATCCTCAAGCAATCCGCAGACACTTTTCAGAATACCTGGAAGCTTTGAGAGAAAGTCCGAAGGCAGAAGGCAAAGATCGTATTTATACACATGGTGAAAAAGAAGTTTTGGCAGAAAAAGATAGAAGAGAGCATGGATTACCTGTAAACGATAATACGATGGTCGAACTTGCTAATCTGTGTGGATATCTCGGACTTGACTTTAATAAATATTTTGATGGATATGAGCTTCCAAAAGAAAGCAAATTCTTTACCGGTAATTATTAA
- a CDS encoding NADP-dependent malic enzyme yields the protein MDYAKESLRLHGEWKGKIEVVTRVPVENKDDLSLAYTPGVAQPCLEIQKDVDKSYDLTRRWNMCLVVTDGSAVLGLGNIGPEAGMPVMEGKCVLFKAFGDVDAFPLCIKSNDVDEIVNTIYLISGSFGGVNLEDISAPRCFEIEKKLKEKCDIPIFHDDQHGTAIITLAGLTNALKVVGKKKEDVRIVMNGAGAAAISIARLLLTAGFKDITLCDRKGAIYEGRPEGMNPIKEEMAKVTNLAKKSGSLAEMLVGADVFIGVSAPGAVTTEMVKTMNKDAVVFACANPTPEIYPDDAKAGGAKVVSTGRSDFPNQINNVLAFPGIFRGAFDVRAKEINDEMKLAASEALANLITDEELSPEYIIPKAFDKRVGPAVAKAVAEAAKRTGVARI from the coding sequence ATGGATTATGCAAAAGAATCTTTAAGACTGCATGGAGAATGGAAAGGTAAGATTGAAGTTGTAACAAGAGTACCTGTAGAAAATAAGGATGATCTGTCACTTGCCTATACACCAGGTGTTGCACAGCCTTGTCTCGAAATCCAGAAGGATGTGGATAAATCTTATGATCTTACCAGAAGATGGAACATGTGTCTGGTAGTAACTGACGGTTCAGCTGTTCTTGGACTTGGAAATATCGGACCAGAGGCCGGAATGCCGGTAATGGAAGGAAAATGTGTACTTTTCAAGGCATTTGGCGATGTAGATGCATTCCCTCTTTGTATCAAGAGCAATGATGTAGATGAGATCGTTAATACAATTTATCTGATCTCCGGTTCTTTTGGCGGAGTAAATCTGGAAGATATTTCAGCACCGAGATGTTTTGAAATTGAGAAGAAATTAAAAGAAAAATGTGATATCCCGATTTTCCACGACGATCAGCATGGTACAGCGATTATCACTCTTGCCGGTCTGACCAACGCACTGAAGGTTGTAGGAAAGAAAAAAGAAGATGTTCGTATCGTTATGAACGGAGCAGGAGCTGCTGCAATTTCTATTGCACGTCTCCTTCTGACAGCAGGATTCAAAGATATCACTCTCTGCGACAGAAAGGGTGCAATCTACGAGGGACGCCCGGAAGGCATGAATCCGATCAAAGAAGAAATGGCTAAAGTTACTAACCTGGCTAAAAAATCCGGTTCTCTTGCAGAGATGCTGGTTGGCGCTGATGTATTTATCGGTGTTTCAGCACCGGGTGCTGTTACAACAGAGATGGTTAAGACCATGAACAAAGATGCAGTTGTTTTTGCATGTGCGAACCCGACTCCGGAGATTTACCCGGATGATGCAAAGGCAGGCGGAGCAAAAGTTGTTTCCACAGGAAGAAGTGATTTCCCGAACCAGATCAACAACGTACTTGCTTTCCCGGGAATCTTCCGTGGTGCATTTGATGTGAGAGCAAAAGAAATCAATGACGAAATGAAATTGGCAGCGTCTGAAGCACTTGCAAATCTGATCACAGATGAGGAACTTTCTCCGGAGTATATTATTCCGAAGGCATTTGATAAGCGAGTAGGACCAGCGGTAGCCAAAGCGGTTGCTGAGGCAGCAAAGAGAACCGGTGTAGCTCGTATTTAA
- a CDS encoding recombinase family protein gives MKIAAYCRVSTDKADQLNSLEAQKEFFSEYTQRTGDVLVKLYADEGISGTKIKNRKEFLRMMSDAEKGMFDMVVVKDISRFARNTVDLLQNVRKLKALGIETQFLTANMTSMGNSEFVLTIFGALAQEESANTSKRVKFGKKLNAEKGRVPNIVYGYDKTIGDYFNLEINKEESKVVKQIYKWYTEEGYGAAKISNMLNEKGYRTKRNCKWSQNAICRILTNEIYTGKIINGKQEISDFLTGQRREKDETEWLVVERPELRMIEDEVFEKAQEILRGRNDAFNLNHERQSNKYLFSTLIKCKECGWSFRRTVRTYKNTYVRWVCSGRNGKGADSCPNKTAVDEEELIQVLQGYFNRILQQKNKVIDYVVKEFQRVYKAKDENAEYEKELNLQVARLQRMRQKYMDMYTDDLISREELNDKLGGTRQELERMENELKMVSSNLTKGDQMEKILNDTFKQIEDITDVHEMTNVQLKRLIKKIEVDKDGNVDIYLRLLGDLGLNESILVEDECENKTALNSNDQT, from the coding sequence ATGAAGATAGCAGCCTATTGCCGTGTTTCCACAGATAAAGCCGACCAGCTCAACAGTTTAGAAGCTCAAAAGGAATTTTTCTCTGAATATACGCAGCGCACCGGAGATGTCTTAGTAAAATTATATGCAGATGAAGGTATTTCCGGAACCAAAATCAAAAATCGTAAGGAATTTCTTCGTATGATGTCTGATGCGGAAAAAGGAATGTTTGATATGGTCGTTGTAAAGGACATTTCTCGTTTTGCCAGAAATACCGTGGATCTTTTACAGAATGTTCGCAAGCTGAAAGCGTTAGGTATTGAAACCCAGTTCCTTACAGCGAATATGACAAGTATGGGAAATAGTGAGTTTGTTCTCACCATCTTTGGAGCATTGGCTCAGGAAGAAAGCGCTAATACATCTAAGCGAGTGAAATTTGGAAAGAAACTGAATGCAGAAAAGGGACGAGTTCCGAATATTGTGTACGGTTATGATAAAACGATCGGGGATTATTTTAACCTTGAGATTAACAAAGAAGAATCTAAGGTTGTCAAACAAATTTACAAGTGGTACACAGAAGAAGGTTACGGTGCTGCCAAGATTTCTAATATGCTGAATGAAAAAGGGTATCGAACAAAGCGAAATTGCAAATGGAGCCAGAATGCCATCTGTCGGATTTTGACCAATGAGATTTATACGGGAAAGATTATCAATGGAAAGCAGGAAATCAGTGATTTTCTGACTGGTCAGAGAAGAGAGAAGGATGAAACGGAATGGCTTGTTGTGGAACGTCCGGAGCTTCGTATGATTGAAGATGAAGTGTTTGAAAAAGCACAGGAAATTCTTCGTGGAAGAAACGATGCATTTAACTTGAATCATGAACGTCAAAGTAACAAATATTTATTTTCTACGTTGATTAAATGTAAAGAATGTGGATGGTCGTTTAGAAGAACAGTCCGTACTTACAAAAATACTTATGTGCGCTGGGTTTGTTCCGGAAGAAATGGAAAAGGAGCAGATAGCTGTCCAAATAAAACTGCTGTAGATGAAGAAGAATTAATCCAGGTTTTACAGGGATATTTCAATCGGATTCTACAGCAAAAAAATAAAGTGATTGATTATGTAGTGAAAGAATTTCAAAGAGTGTACAAAGCAAAAGATGAAAATGCAGAGTACGAAAAGGAATTAAACTTACAAGTTGCCAGATTACAGAGAATGAGACAGAAATACATGGATATGTACACCGATGATTTGATTTCCAGAGAAGAATTGAATGATAAATTAGGTGGCACACGGCAAGAACTGGAGCGTATGGAAAATGAGTTGAAAATGGTATCTAGCAATTTGACAAAGGGAGACCAGATGGAAAAAATTCTAAACGATACCTTTAAGCAGATTGAGGATATTACAGATGTTCATGAGATGACCAATGTACAGTTAAAGAGACTGATTAAGAAAATCGAAGTAGACAAAGATGGAAATGTGGATATTTACCTTCGATTATTGGGAGATTTGGGATTAAATGAAAGCATTTTAGTGGAAGACGAGTGTGAAAATAAAACAGCTCTAAATAGTAATGACCAAACATAA